Proteins encoded together in one Hevea brasiliensis isolate MT/VB/25A 57/8 chromosome 16, ASM3005281v1, whole genome shotgun sequence window:
- the LOC110631832 gene encoding blue copper protein 1b-like → MASCKICIIITIAAVFLPSILATEFVVGDETGWTTNFDYQAWAQGKKFHVGDKLVFRYPPETHNVLRVNGTGFQQCKAPTGIEALTNGEDTIPLTSPGRKWYICGVRNHCESGNMKITINVLPELGSPTGSPSPSQTPISAATGSSALTGFCGWIIVAITGIRGMFIV, encoded by the exons ATGGCTTCTTGCAAGATATGCATCATCATTACCATTGCGGCTGTATTTCTTCCTTCAATTTTGGCTACAGAATTTGTTGTTGGTGATGAGACAGGATGGACTACCAACTTTGATTATCAAGCTTGGGCTCAGGGAAAGAAATTTCATGTTGGAGACAAGCTTG TTTTTAGGTATCCACCAGAAACACACAATGTGTTGAGAGTTAATGGAACTGGATTCCAACAATGCAAGGCGCCTACTGGCATAGAGGCCTTGACCAATGGAGAAGATACCATCCCACTCACATCTCCAGGCAGGAAATGGTACATCTGTGGTGTGCGCAACCATTGTGAATCTGGGAATATGAAAATCACCATAAATGTGTTGCCTGAGTTGGGATCTCCGACAGGTTCGCCTTCTCCCAGCCAAACCCCAATTTCAGCAGCAACAGGCAGCAGTGCTTTAACTGGATTTTGTGGGTGGATTATTGTTGCCATAACTGGAATTCGTGGAATGTTCATTGTTTAA
- the LOC110631842 gene encoding probable sugar phosphate/phosphate translocator At1g12500 produces MMFYSPSMLSLSLSNPTANIFFPHQICIYTLHSDPYTPHPFATQKISSSPFLSDLNTKYRRALAGSLSLYRNTERGVFFFFLLPILPLFPEMVEAQTWTTRRMSNPRLDANSTTVATTTDQVLDIPATPPGDVRNNAYSTAGSYFSPNILTAMIIASWYFSNIAVLLLNKYLLSFYGYRYPIFLTMLHMISCTCYSYVAIKFLEIVPLQHILSRRQSLKIFALSAIFCFSVVCGNTSLRYLPVSFNQAIGATTPFFTAIFSFIITCKKESAEVYFALMPVVFGIVLASNSEPLFHLFGFLVCVGSTAGRALKSVVQGILLTSEAEKLHSMNLLLYMAPMAALILLPFTLYIEGNVAAITMEKARGDPFIVFLLIGNATVAYLVNLTNFLVTKHTSALTLQVLGNAKAAVAAVVSVLIFRNPVTVMGMAGFAVTIMGVVLYSEAKKRSKVTTH; encoded by the coding sequence ATGATGTTTTATTCTCCTtccatgctctctctctctctctctaatccAACGGCCAATATCTTTTTCCCACACCAAATCTGCATCTACACCCTCCATTCAGATCCATATACGCCCCATCCCTTTGCAACACAAAAAATATCATCATCCCCATTCCTCTCAGATCTAAACACAAAATACAGACGCGCTCTTGCTGGCTCTTTGTCTCTCTACAGAAACACAGAGagaggagtttttttttttttcctattaccGATTTTGCCCCTTTTTCCGGAGATGGTGGAGGCACAGACATGGACGACGAGGAGAATGAGCAACCCCAGGCTGGATGCCAACTCCACCACCGTGGCTACCACCACTGACCAAGTTCTTGATATTCCAGCGACCCCACCTGGTGATGTGCGGAATAATGCTTACTCTACCGCCGGATCGTATTTCTCTCCCAACATTTTAACGGCCATGATCATTGCTTCATGGTACTTCTCCAACATTGCTGTTCTGCTCCTCAACAAGTACCTACTCAGCTTCTATGGCTACCGCTATCCAATATTCCTAACAATGCTGCACATGATTTCTTGCACTTGTTATAGCTATGTGGCTATAAAGTTTCTTGAAATTGTGCCGTTGCAGCATATTTTATCCAGGAGGCAGTCCTTAAAGATCTTTGCTTTAAGCGCAATCTTCTGTTTTTCTGTGGTTTGTGGTAATACTTCTTTGAGGTACTTGCCGGTGTCGTTTAACCAAGCTATTGGAGCAACTACGCCATTTTTCACTGCCATTTTTTCATTCATAATAACTTGCAAGAAGGAATCTGCCGAGGTTTATTTTGCGCTTATGCCTGTGGTTTTTGGGATTGTGTTGGCTAGTAATAGTGAGCCTCTGTTTCATTTATTTGGCTTCTTGGTTTGTGTTGGTTCTACTGCTGGGCGTGCTTTGAAGTCTGTGGTTCAAGGGATTTTATTAACTTCAGAAGCTGAGAAGCTTCACTCTATGAATTTGTTGCTCTATATGGCACCAATGGCTGCTTTGATTTTATTACCATTTACCCTTTACATAGAGGGGAATGTGGCAGCAATTACAATGGAGAAAGCGAGAGGGGATCCGTTTATCGTGTTCTTATTGATTGGGAATGCAACAGTGGCTTATTTGGTGAACTTGACAAATTTTTTGGTGACCAAGCACACGAGTGCCCTGACTCTGCAAGTGCTAGGCAATGCCAAGGCTGCGGTGGCTGCTGTTGTTTCGGTCTTGATCTTTAGGAATCCGGTGACTGTGATGGGAATGGCAGGATTCGCAGTTACGATCATGGGCGTGGTGCTTTACAGCGAGGCAAAGAAGAGATCCAAGGTTACAACCCATTGA
- the LOC110631803 gene encoding growth-regulating factor 10 isoform X2, with protein sequence MLEMESQTQPSKIACLADYSSIGQTSCLNMERHGSSGGSAGSPPIGLGLALGRGGSTDRRPIPIPGCTLSYGFTILQLQELQLQSLIYKYIESGFPVPYHLVLPIWKSVSSSLSGFNSSLYQLYPTFMGYSIPLHLEYKNGMDPEPGRCRRTDGKKWRCSKEALPDQKYCERHMHRGRQRSRKLVEAASQNNSASTNLSISLPFSNDPSNGEVGLRP encoded by the exons ATGCTCGAAATGGAGTCCCAAACCCAACCTTCAAAGATTGCCTGTCTTGCTGATTATTCTA GTATTGGACAGACAAGTTGTTTGAACATGGAGAGACATGGGTCCAGCGGGGGTTCTGCAGGGTCACCTCCAATTGGGCTAGGACTTGCGCTTGGACGTGGTGGCTCGACTGATCGTAGACCAATACCAATCCCTGGCTGCACCTTATCTTACGGCTTCACCATTCTGCAACTTCAAGAGCTACAGCTCCAATCTCTTATCTACAAGTACATTGAATCTGGATTCCCAGTCCCCTACCATCTTGTTCTCCCAATATGGAAGAGTGTTTCTAGCTCCCTCAGCGGTTTCAATTCAAGCTTGTACCAACTCTACCCTACCT TCATGGGGTATAGCATCCCATTGCATTTGGAATATAAAAATGGGATGGACCCGGAGCCAGGGAGATGTAGAAGAACAGATGGGAAGAAATGGAGGTGTAGCAAAGAGGCTCTTCCAGATCAGAAGTACTGTGAAAGGCACATGCATAGAGGGCGCCAGCGTTCAAGAAAGCTTGTGGAAGCTGCTTCTCAAAACAATAGTGCTAGCACCAACCTCTCCATTTCACTTCCA ttCTCAAATGATCCATCAAATGGAGAAGTTGGATTGAGGCCGTAG
- the LOC110631803 gene encoding growth-regulating factor 10 isoform X1 produces MLEMESQTQPSKIACLADYSILGIGQTSCLNMERHGSSGGSAGSPPIGLGLALGRGGSTDRRPIPIPGCTLSYGFTILQLQELQLQSLIYKYIESGFPVPYHLVLPIWKSVSSSLSGFNSSLYQLYPTFMGYSIPLHLEYKNGMDPEPGRCRRTDGKKWRCSKEALPDQKYCERHMHRGRQRSRKLVEAASQNNSASTNLSISLPFSNDPSNGEVGLRP; encoded by the exons ATGCTCGAAATGGAGTCCCAAACCCAACCTTCAAAGATTGCCTGTCTTGCTGATTATTCTA TTTTAGGTATTGGACAGACAAGTTGTTTGAACATGGAGAGACATGGGTCCAGCGGGGGTTCTGCAGGGTCACCTCCAATTGGGCTAGGACTTGCGCTTGGACGTGGTGGCTCGACTGATCGTAGACCAATACCAATCCCTGGCTGCACCTTATCTTACGGCTTCACCATTCTGCAACTTCAAGAGCTACAGCTCCAATCTCTTATCTACAAGTACATTGAATCTGGATTCCCAGTCCCCTACCATCTTGTTCTCCCAATATGGAAGAGTGTTTCTAGCTCCCTCAGCGGTTTCAATTCAAGCTTGTACCAACTCTACCCTACCT TCATGGGGTATAGCATCCCATTGCATTTGGAATATAAAAATGGGATGGACCCGGAGCCAGGGAGATGTAGAAGAACAGATGGGAAGAAATGGAGGTGTAGCAAAGAGGCTCTTCCAGATCAGAAGTACTGTGAAAGGCACATGCATAGAGGGCGCCAGCGTTCAAGAAAGCTTGTGGAAGCTGCTTCTCAAAACAATAGTGCTAGCACCAACCTCTCCATTTCACTTCCA ttCTCAAATGATCCATCAAATGGAGAAGTTGGATTGAGGCCGTAG